A genomic window from Lycium barbarum isolate Lr01 chromosome 4, ASM1917538v2, whole genome shotgun sequence includes:
- the LOC132636742 gene encoding uncharacterized protein LOC132636742, giving the protein MATRTGEEKQKKGSMYVYNLDTGNPKSKPKPKPTPETEITDLSSMLKKGISKGWPLRRSKTYRENHQVELKTNNVVTTKGETRKSVSSIEGVVVKEIVSRNPVVESRKSASCIETNRKSVTHVELNVASMAAILQVKVLVTDMPGFMQVHAFKCARTTFDSLEKFSSKHMAYNMKKEFDKVYGPAWHCIVGSSFGSYVTHSTGGFLYFSMEKLYILVFKTKVQKTIES; this is encoded by the exons ATGGCAACAAGAACAGGGGAAGAGAAGCAAAAGAAAGGATCCATGTATGTGTATAACTTAGACACTGGAAATCCAAAAtcaaaaccaaaaccaaaaccaACACCAGAAACAGAAATTACAGATTTATCATCCATGTTAAAGAAAGGGATTTCAAAAGGATGGCCCCTTAGAAGATCAAAAACGTATCGCGAAAATCATCAAGTTGAGTTGAAAACAAATAATGTTGTCACAACAAAAGGAGAAACAAGAAAATCAGTTTCATCCATTGAAGGAGTTGTTGTTAAGGAAATTGTATCAAGAAATCCAGTTGTTGAATCAAGAAAATCAGCTTCTTGCATTGAAACAAATAGGAAATCAGTGACACATGTTGAATTGAATGTGGCATCAATGGCTGCAATTCTTCAAGTAAAAGTATTGGTAACAGACATGCCAGGATTTATGCAAGTACATGCTTTTAAATGTGCAAGAACTACTTTTGATAGCTTGGAGAAGTTCAGCTCTAAACATATGGCCTATAacatgaaaaag GAATTTGACAAAGTATATGGGCCGGCCTGGCATTGCATAGTGGGCTCAAGTTTTGGGTCATATGTGACTCACTCCACAGGTGGCTTTCTCTATTTCTCAATGGAAAAGCTTTATATTTTAGTCTTCAAGACAAAAGTTCAAAAGACCATTGAgtcttaa
- the LOC132637952 gene encoding uncharacterized protein At1g15400 — MAEPPAGEMLPRSEISFRRQGSSGLIWDDKLLSGELNKISTQHNVEDQEQQKKKQTRSSEPKPIKCRNTDNYNQPSIDPPSPKVSGCCGIFGKPVKAQKARKNVKHMSESSIFLLV; from the exons ATGGCTGAACCACCTGCTGGAGAAATGTTACCAAGATCAGAAATATCATTTAGAAGGCAAGGTTCATCAGGTTTAATATGGGATGACAAATTATTATCTGGGGAACTCAACAAAATTTCAACACAACATAATGTTGAAGATcaagaacaacaaaagaaaaaacagACAAGATCATCAGAGCCAAAACCTATTAAATGTCGCAATACAGATAACTACAATCAACCGTCCATCGATCCTCCATCTCCTAAGGTCTCTGGTTGTTGTGGCATTTTTGGGAAGCCTGTTAAAGCTCAAAAAGCACGAAAAAATGTCAAAC ACATGAGTGAATCATCAATTTTTCTTCTTGTGTAA